Below is a window of Panulirus ornatus isolate Po-2019 chromosome 24, ASM3632096v1, whole genome shotgun sequence DNA.
ctccttttttctcatcttggttacatccacacacatttagacaccccaatctgagccttcgagaaggatgagcactcctcgcgtgactccttcttctgtttccccttttagaaagttaaaatacaaggaggggagggtttctggccccccgctcccgtcccctttagtcgccttctacgacacgtgaggaatgcgtgggaagtattctttctcccctatccccagggataatatatatatacatatatatatatatatatatatatatatatatatatatatatatatatatatatatatatatatatatatatatatacatatatatatatatatatatatatatatatatatatatatatatagatagatagatagatagatagatagatagatagatagatagatagatttttttttttttttttttttttttttttatactttgtcgctgtctcccgcgtttgcgaggtagcgcaaggaaacagacgaaagaaatggcccccccccccatacacatgtacatacacacgtccacacacgcaaatatacatacctacacagcttcccatggtttaccccagacgcttcacatgccttgcttcaatccactgacagcacgtcaacccctgtataccacatgactccaattcactctatttcttgccctcctttcaccctcctgcatgttcaggccccgatcacacaaaatctttttcactccatctttccacctccaatttggtctccctcttctcctcgttccctccacctccgacacatatatcctcttggtcaatctctcctcactcattctctccatgtgcccaaaccatttcaaaacaccctcttctgctctctcaaccacgctctttttatttccacacatctctcttacccttacgttacttactcgatcaaaccacctcacaccacacattgtcctcaaacatctcatttccagcacatccatcctcctgcgcacatctctatccatagcccacgcctcgcaaccatacaacattgttggaaccactgttccctcaaacatacccatttttgctttccgagataatgttctcgacttccacacatttttcaaggctcccaaaattttcgccccctcccccaccctatgatccacttccgcttccatggttccatccgctgacagatccactcccagatatctaaaacacttcacttcctccagtttttctccattcaaactcacctcccaattgacttgaccctcacccctactgtacctaataaccttgctcttattcacatttactctcaactttcttcttccacacactttaccaaactcagtcaccagcttctgcagtttctcacatgaatcagccaccagcgctgtatcatcagcgaacaacaactgactcacttcccaagctctctcatccccaacagacttcatacttgcccctctttccaggactcttgcatttacctcccttacaaccccatccataaacaaattaaacaaccatggagacatcacacacccctggcgcaaacctacattcactgagaaccaatcactttcctctcttcctacacgtacacatgccttacatcctcgatagatatACATTCTTATTACCATGCAGTTTATGATGTTCTAAATTTCATTGTTATGTTGGTTTTTTTGAATTAGTAATGTTGATATACATCTTAGAAGAATCCTAGGATTTAGAATTAGAGAATCCAAATTCTAAAAAGAGACAAAATTCATTCCAGTAAAACTTTCTTTTCTAAATTACCAAGGGAACTGTGAGGTAATTACAGTAATgctggttttcaaaaaaaaagagttatGACGAAATAGCAATTGATTTACATGAAAAGTATCAGGAATTGTTTGAAAATTAAGAAATGAAATAGTCAAATTGTCACAGGAAATTCCAAGATTCATATAGGTCCTTAACTTTGTAAAAATCTTCCTTAAGGTCTATAAAAAGAATCAAAGTATTTCCAATATGCATGAAAGTTTAAAATCATATCAGAATCAACTACAAGTTTTTGGAAATATCTTTAATACTTAAATACAATTTTGCTCTCTTTTTGATATGGTGAATTTGCCTCTCCTCAGAAAATCGTCAGGTGAGCAATCTCCTGGAAACTCTACACAGCAGAGTGATGGAGAGAAAAGGTAAGCGGCACTTTTAGTATCTATGTGTTCAAATACCATCAGAGCCGCGGTAGATGGAAGTCCAAGCTACTCCCACCCACTTAAGGTTGGGACACACGTATAGATACCAGAATCCAGGTGTGTCTTATAACCTCCGTGTTGCCGAGGCAGCCAGGCACCcagtccagggttcgaatctcagccgtggtgtatgtatatatctgcccatcgatgtatatatatatatatatatatatatatatatatatatatatatatatatatatatatatatatatatatatataatagagttgatagagatgctctgtggaaggtattaagaatatatggtgtgggaggcaagttgttagaagcagtgaaaagtttttatcgaggatgtaaggcatgtgtacgtgtaggaagagaggaaagtgattggttctcagtgaatgtaggtttgcggcaggggtgtgtgatgtctccatggttgtttaatttgtttatggatggggttgttagggaggtgaatgcaagagttttggaaagaggggcaagtatgaagtctgttggggatgagagaacttgagaagtgagtcaattgttgttcgctgatgatacagcgctggtggctgattcatgtgagaaactgcagaagctggtgactgagtttggtaaagtgtgtgaaagaagaaagttaagagtaaatgtgaataagagcaaggttattaggtacagtaaggttgagggtcaagtcaattgggaggtgagtttgaatggagaaaaactggaggaagtgaagtgttttagatatctgggagtggatctggcagcggatggaaccatggaagcggaagtggatcatagggtgggggagggggcgagaactctgggagccttgaagaatgtgtggaagtcgagaacattatctcggaaagcaaaaatgggtatgtttgaaggaatagtggttccaacaatgttgtatggttgcgaggcgtgggctatggatagagttgtgcgcaggaggatggatgtgctggaaatgagatgtttgaggacaatgtgtggtgtgaggtggtttgatcgagtaagtaacgtaagggtaagagagatgtgtggaaataaaaagagcgtggttgagagagcagaagagggtgttttgaaatggtttggtcagatggagagaatgagtgaggaaagattgaccaagaggatatatgtgtcggaggtggagggaacgaggagaagagggagaccaaattggaggtggaaagatggagtgaaaaagattttgtgatcggggcctgaacatgcaggagggtgaaaggagggcaaggaatagagtgaattggagcgatgtggtatactggggttgacgtgctgtcagtggattgaatcaaggcatgtgaagcgtctggggtaaaccatggaaagctgtgtaggtatgtatatttgcgtgtgtggacgtatgtatatacatgtgtatgggggtgggttgggccatttctttcgtctgtctccttcagcggggtagcgccagaaaaagacaaaaatggccacattcattcacactcagtctttagctgtcatgtgttacgcaccaaaaccacagctccctatccacattgttagatatatgtatgctgtctgcactaaccatgtcctcagtcattctgatCCATTCATCCTTTGCATGCCGTTAGGCTCCTGAAGTTGCTGTCAAAAGGAATTTCCTTCAGCACTAAATATAAGTAActccaatttctttctttttaagatgGTGAGCTACTCCAGCAGAACCTGTCTACAGCCTTCTGGCAGCCGTGGAAAGACGATGAACCGAACAGCTTATGTGTCGACTACAAaaccaggtcaggttaggttaggtcaggtcagatttTCCATCCCTGTGTGAAGATCACCGGCGACACCTTGTGGTGATTCAGGTCACTAATAAAAGGCAAGAACTGGACAGGTCACTCATCACTGTATCTCTATGAGGCCTTGAGTCAGGTAGAGAGGCAGGTCACTCGTAATAATGACCTGTCGAAACTAAAGTATGCGACACCAGGAAAGGTGACCTGAGACCTCTTGACTCACCAGTGAGACCAAGTCAGATAAGGTCATAAATAGCTGTCATCTGGATAACCAATTTTTATCACCTTTGAGATAGGTGACAATAAATCtttaaaaaaatatgtgaaactaTTTTCCCCTTATCAGATAAGTTACTTCATGAAATAGTTGATATAAGATAAGGCTTTTGAAGGCCTTAGATGAGCAAAACCACATTTCAGAGGTTTATTTAAATTCGGCAAAGGTTTTAGATCAAATATATTGTGTCTTAGGTTGTCCCATACTACGCTTTCCCATGTCTGGGAATGAAATAGATATGAATGTCTACATGAACTCTGTTAATGTAGGGTCTTTTCACTTTCATTCGAGTCTGTCATAATCATCAGTGATAACATGAAAGATCAATtctaagagagaagaaaaaaagattcattgGAAAGTAGCTGACTTGTGCTGGAAGTCACTATTGTACATTGTTACGATAAAACGTTTTCTGTTTCATGAACACTGTTGCCACATCTCATGGACAGGTTCGGGAAGGGTTTACAACGGGTGTGGTTGTTATCGTACCCCGGCTCCGGCAATACCTGGATCAGGTACCTGCTGGAGGGAGCCACCGGCGTCTTCACCGGTTCTGTGTTCAAAGACATTATGATCTACAATGACGGTGAGTTCATCACGCAGAACGATGCTGTATTTATCATACTAGGGATCAGGAGACTACAATGAGACCACACACCCCACGAGATCGATGAGTAAGGCAAAAACTACATAGCACACCCTGGAAGGTCAGTGAGTGAGAGGTCATTGGAACCTATTACATCCGTGTCAGAACAGTTAAAGGCATAACCTCTGCAGGATTTCGGTGATGGTAGTAGGTCGTACTTCAACGAGAGACTAGACTTCTTGACTTCAGTGTTCCGAAGATATATAAAGAATCTTCGAAGCAGTGAGGCATTTTGAGTGACGAAGGTAAACAGTGATGATGCAGCAGATGACTTTGGTAAGCCCAGTGGGAGAACTCAGAGTTTCTCAAGTAAGCTGATGGGTGCAAAGGGGCTCTTTGCTCCGGGGCTCTTTGCTCCGGGGGGTTTGTAAGTGTCTGTTGGCTGGATTCAAGAACTAGGTCGATGGTGGACTGGGAGACAGGTGGTGCCATGGTGAGGCAGTCTCTGGTAGATGACGATGGTAAAGTGAGTGGCGATCATTTGAGCTTCTCCTCCGCCAGATATCTCCAGGAGGGTAAGGCAATAGGCTTCCTTTATGGGTGTTGACGTAACTGTGTGGTTCTAAGTCTCATAATTCATAAAGGGCATCAAGAGCACCAGCTTCTTTGGGATGAGACTGATGGATGTAATTTCTTCAGGACACACTCTGCTAGGGAAGGAACTGTGTTAGTAAGTCGTCATCGTAAAGAACCAGTTGCATTTCAACTACGATTCTTCATGCCTTAGTATCATTAATGCAATAAGACTTACTCTCCATCACCTCTAGATACATATCACTAACGTGTAGAATGTACGAACGAAATCTGTCAACAGTACGACCTAATCCTAGCCTCCTGTCATATACCATTATGCTTATCCCGCAGGAATGCTGGGAGAGGCGGACGCTCCTACTAGTGGCAGAACTTTGGTTCAGAAGACTCATGGCCTTTCCATCGGGCTACCTTCGAAGGGTCTGAACTCTCGCTTTGATCTGGGCAAACATCATCTGCCAACTATTCTCCTCATCCGCGACCCAGCCAAGTAGGTCAAGTGAGCTGTAGAACTGCGTTCTGCGGTTCACTGGAGAGGTAAAGGTCCATGTGAACATGTCGCCCGGAATCTTGACTGAAAAGGTCGAGTCTCGTGGATGAAGAATGTGGGAGACTATTtgtttagggaggaggagggtttcggGGACGTCGACTGGCGGGACTGGTTTTGGGAACTGAGGAATCTAGTAGTAGAGCTGATGGAAGGTCCTCGGAAGTGCGGAATGATTGGTGAGTAATTAAATCCAGTAACTGAATGAAGATGTGACGTTCACAGTGATTGGTGAGTGATGTGATCTTTACGATGACTGGTGACTGACATATTCACAGTGATTGGTGACTGCTGAGATCTCCATTTACTCACCATTCAGAGAATGGCTCCTTCGTGACCACGAGACGCAGAGAGGTGGCTGCAGGCTGTCGACGTTCGGTCTACATCAAGCCTTGGACTTTCTTAAATTCATGAGAGTAAATGTTTGTCAGCAGATGCAAGCGGAGTCGAACAAGTATACATGGATGGCAGCCTTATCAAGCAACGCTTCATGGCATCTGAGTAGTTTTATAAAGGTTCTCTTCAATTTCAACCATGGCATCCCGAGCCTCACAACACAGTCGTGGGCCACctgcggcccgcgggccgccgCTTGTGCGTCCGGGCTTTAAAGAGGCTACTGGTAGTCTTGTTACCTTTATAGTAGTTGGTCAGAGAGCAGAGCAACGTCGCAtttgatatgtctgtgtatactaaCATCCAAAAACATGTTCCACTGAACGCCATGGCATAATTAGCACGCAGTAATGATTGTCGCTTTGGCTTTTTCTGATTTTTGAACACATGTTCGTTGCTCTTCAGGAAGGTGGAAAAATAAATTCCCAAACGCCATTTTCAGTATGTTTTTAAAActtatagagagacagagagagcttTCGCCCTCCTTTGGGCATCATTGGACGAATACAATTCAATTCTTAATTAAGGACgaaacagcctcgccaaagatgtcGTATCACTCGCTACCCTGGGGTAAGGACCACTTTCCATGTAAGAGACCCATTGTTACCCTGGACCTTTGTAAAGGCCCCTGCTGCCTAATGCTGTGCTACTTTCACTAGCAGGGAAATGACAACTCCTGTTTTTATCTACATTACTCTGGgtttacttcctcacactctttcacatatCCCCACACCCCGTGCTTCAGCGGGTGCACTGCCTCTCACttagctctcgccctcacactaacccttgaGTTAACCTCTAGTACATTCGTAACTATCACTTCCCCATTCATATAAACTTTGCTTCACTCAGCgctgaaacatccaggttccattccttaTGCACATCACCTACgtatctttctcctctcttcttatctcgGTTACATCCGACCTATTCATTCTCAGCTTGTCGTGCAAGAAAACCAtggtggacgggagcggggaactggaaatcctacccttctTGTATCTCAGTTTCTGAAAGTGGGAATAGAAGGAGGCAAgagaggaatgctcatcctcctcgaagaatGAGGCTTGAgcgtttgaatgtgtgtgtgtgtgtgtgtgtgtgtgtgtgtgtgtgtgtgtgtgtgtgtgtgtgtgtgtgtctgtgtctgtgtgtctgtgtatgtgtatcgtatgtgtatgtgtgtgtgtgtgtgtgtgtgtgtgtgtggatgtaacccagatgagaagaagggagagataggtagcacatttgaggaaaggaaaatggatgttcTGACTTTGAGTAAAAGAAAGCTCACGAGTAGCGAGGAAGAATGACTCGGGAATTTCTTCAGGGTGAAGTTagtggttagtgtgagggcgagagatGAGGAAGGGATTGCACTCTTACTAAAGATAGagatgtggtagtgtgtgatagagtgtaaggaagcggGCTCCAGAATTATGTGCGTAAAAATGTAAGTGGATtacgagaagtgggtgattattaCTGCTTATTTACCTGACCACAAGAGGACAACTGAGAAAGAGAGGCGGTTGCTTTAggagctgagttagtgtgtcagcagttctatTGGCTGAGAGAGTGTGTCAACGGTTCTGTTGCGAGAGATCGGTTATTTGTGATGGGTGACTGGAATGCAAAAGTGGGCCATgcggcagttgaggttataacttGAGGCCATTGGGTTTTCAGTGATATGAATGGAAATCGTGGACTGCTTGTGGAATAAGGTGTTGGAcaaagactgttgattgggaatacccagcTTAAGAAAAAGAACAGTCATAATTAAGTATATACTTGGAAAAGGAAAGATTGTGAGCAGGCATTTTTGGATTACATACCAAATGATAGGCATGTAATAGAGACTCATTGATGTGAATGTGCTTGGAAAAAAAAGCTTGTGTAGAGATACCGAAAGGAacgagtgtagaatagcaaaaggtaagagtagACGATGATAAGGAAGTGGGTAAGGAaagggaggtattcagggaaagTGCTGGCATAGGCAAGAAATGTATGAGaatgcggaaggtgggaggtgggcagattaaaaaggttagtgagtgatgggatgacgaAATtaagttaatgaaagaaaaaaaagcatatgGCGGTACTTACTGGGAAGGAATCCGAGTAATTGGGAGATGTGCAAAAGAAAGTGGCGTAAGGGCAAGAAAAAAGTGCATgggctgaaaaagatggcaactgagagttaggatgagtgaGTATCAACAAAcctcagggaaaataagaaaaatcactCATAATTAGAAAGTTACCGTCTTGTTTCACTGTTCAATGATTGTTCCTTTATCGAAATCTTTGTAAATTTGTTCTATTTCACTAGATAATCCTTTGGATAAATATTGATTATCATCACGACTGTGCAATTCTTTCTTACACTTATCACTCTCTTCATGGAAGTTCAGACCGTCCTTTAATGAGGGTTAATCTCCCTCGTCCTTTGCCTTCTTTTAACCTCCTTTGTATCTTTTATTCCTCCGGACTTACTAGGTAAGACCTTACCTCCGTTGCCTCCAGTAATATGAGAAGTGTTTTTCCTAATTCGCCGCCTGAATTCTTTCTTTCCATCTACTTCAAGTCGATGCACACCTGCGTGTACACATTACCATCGCTTCGAACTCTGAGGTATTGATGGAGCTCTTCTCTGTCTTTGACTGAAACATTTCAATCTTTTGAGTGATGTGTGTCTATATCTCACGATAGATCATGTCAGTTTCGGTTGTAAACAAATCTGAAACAATAGAAGGAGACTGGTTTGGAGCTAACCAGAAAATCGAATCTAATTGACATGAGGACAAAACCCGTGTCAAATCACTTTCGAAGCTTCATCTTGACTTTGACAAATTCACTTTGtatctttgttttctcttttaaCTTATCATTCTAATTCCATGTTTTCTTTTCTTGGTATGGAGCAGAGCCTTCATCTCATCCTGGAACTTTAAGATGTCCAAGACGAACAAACACACAGCCTCGATGCCCAAGGAGAGTTTTGCTACTTCAAGTGAGTCATCATTGTAGATGGTCTGTTGCCGGGGAGGGGGGTGATGTGAGCTAAATGTATGTACGTCTTTCCTCATAAGCATCCCTTTATAAATGTTTGTTCGTTGAAATTATAGctgcccaacaacaacaacaacaacaacaacaacaacacacacacacacacacacacacacacacacacacacacacgcccacagtgaacagttcttcgaaagaggcAGGATAGAACAACAAAAGGCCTTAACATAGAATTAAAGAAGGGACTCTGACAACATGTAAAGAGGTTCGTCTATGGCATAAGAGCACTTAAAGAATGGAATAAACGCTGCGAAGAAATTATTAGTTCGTAAACCACACAGACTgtcaaagttgtatgatagtaaagatgaTTTAAGGATGGCTtccaacgagtgtaaaactctaggCTGGGCAGTTGTGacgtctctttctttctctacacaATTAAGCTTTAGAACTCAAAGATGAACCgttgtcatttctctctctttccctgtacCGCTAAGCATTGGAACTCTTTCCAGTTTCGTGTCTTTATGAACAGCTAACAGTTGCCTCTTAGAAAACAttcatatctttttcctttttctttcctcattttttctCTATTCTGTTTTTTTGTCCAAACAAAAGTACCATATATGCTCTCTTTATCCCAGTTGTTTCTGCTGACTTCCACCCACATCAGCCATCCACAGATGACTACACTGGACAGAACTGTAAGGGTTGTATTGGCTCTTCTCGAGGGTGAGGTCATTCGTTGGTTACCTCTTCGGTTAAGGTCAATATGTTTGCTGCTCTTAGGTTGAGGTCATATATTGGCTATCTCTTGAGCGAAGGTC
It encodes the following:
- the LOC139756985 gene encoding sialate:O-sulfotransferase 1-like; translated protein: MDRFGKGLQRVWLLSYPGSGNTWIRYLLEGATGVFTGSVFKDIMIYNDGMLGEADAPTSGRTLVQKTHGLSIGLPSKGLNSRFDLGKHHLPTILLIRDPAKEWLLRDHETQRGGCRLSTFGLHQALDFLKFMRVNVCQQMQAESNKYTWMAALSSNASWHLSSFIKVLFNFNHGIPSLTTQSWATCGPRAAALIPCFLFLVWSRAFISSWNFKMSKTNKHTASMPKESFATSSFHEHVALAIPRWGELVLDKLLWSSAPVHVLHYEDLVQNTTHHLRQVLHFLRVPEDEGRLSCVLSHLSGSFRRIAREVIDPYTKKEKKAITNAVRRVNRLLLALNYPTLPAYRHLL